From Aegilops tauschii subsp. strangulata cultivar AL8/78 chromosome 5, Aet v6.0, whole genome shotgun sequence:
TAGTAAGGGCTACGAGGCGCCTGAACCGCGCGACGTTGTGGCTCGCGTGTGGGCGGGGGATGTCGGAGCGGCGGCTCCGGAGTcgggtgtgtgtgtttgttgcAATGTTGCCTTGGGTCGTGTGGTCGGCAAGGGTTCGTTGCGTGTGCGGTTTTTCGGTCTGGTTTTCTTCATAAACTGGGCCACTCTGTTAGGTTTTCGATCCAGTTTCCCTCATAAACTGGATCAACTCTCTTCTTCTATAATGCAAAGCCAGAGCACCTGGCCTTCTGACGAGGTTCcgtaaaaaaaaaaaaaaacttctGAAGAGTGATAGCATATACTACAGTAAAACAACAAAAGAACTTCTGAAGATGGAAGGAGTATGGAGTCTGAAGTTCTGAACATACATGAAACTTTGGCAGAGGGAAGTTCATGATGTGCGTGGTGGCGTCGATGCTCCCGGCGATCCTGATCTCGACGAGCTTCCTCTGCGCCGACAGCTCGCTGACGACGAGCCGGCTGACGTTGGACTCCTCGAACACGGCGTGCATGAGCACCGTCACGTTGCTGCTCCGCGGCGGCTGGTAGAACACCGGCACGTCCATGGCGCCGACCGACTCGTTCGCGTAGGCCACGCCGAGGTCCGCCGCGCTGTACCTTATCCCGATCCCGTTCGGGTTCTGCGCCGCAAACAGCAGCGACGCCACCGAGCACGACGACGACGACGTCGCGTTCTCGCCGCTGCGGTTGGACGATGACGACGGCCGGAGGCTGAAGGACCTGTCCATCTGGACGGACTGCAGGTAGAAGGTCGGCTTCTTGAGCCTCGTGACGAACACGACGAGCAGCACGGCGGCGACGAGGATGAGGAGGATCAGCGCGAGCAGCAGGTAGAGGCAGAGGCATTTGGCAGAGTGAGGAGGCAGGCAGTGGCCATGGCAGCTCTCCTTGCAGCCGcagcctcctctcctcctcctgctgctgctggtCATGACAGGATCCATGGACATATTGTGTGCGTCGATCGAAACAGTTCGCCAGCGAGAGGAGGCATGGATCAGAGTGAGATGAATATATATGTTATTGTTTTGCACGAAGCGAGAGGGAAAGGCAGGCGGGCTTCTCCTTGGTCGCAAGCCTCGTGCAATACTTGGGCTTGCCTTTATTCCTTTCTTGAAAAGTTTGCGTGAATTTGAGCTTCTTCGTGGAGAAGATGGATATCACTTGGAGAGGTGACTGGTATCTTGTCTCCCGCGGCCGGATACTACTCTTGATCGATAAGTTTAGCTTGGCAGCGAGTATAATCTACAACTAGGCCTCCTGGACATTCTGTTTGACCGAACAGATCACGTTCGGTTTCTCCGTATGCAAAGAAATTTGATCTTTGAAAATTGTTGTGCTGTCGGTTTTTGATAAATCAAGATCCGATTTTTAACCAGATCTTTTTGTTCGGTTCTTGGTTTGGTTTTAACCAAACAGAACCGAAGTAGACTAAAAGCACAACAACTAACAAAGTTTTGAAAACAATTGCGAGCACTTCCATGTTTTTCATCAATTTTCACAAATAATAGCAACATAGTCATAGGATCATCACATCAATTTATCTGGCCATTATCTGCAGCCACGTAGGACAAAGAGAGCCCCGTGTCGCCCTCCCGCGGGCGACTCGACCGCTAACCCTAGCCGCCCCCGAACtcctccccccctccccccccccccccccccctggcgGCCGTCTTCCTCCCCCGCTAGGCAAAGCAcgcgcggcggcgggcctctcggTTTCGCCCTCTTGTGCAGCTTGGGCGGTGCGGGGAGCTCGTGTCTGCAGGGGGTGTTGGGGACGGCGCGGCAAGCTAGCGGAGGTGCGCGGGCGCGCACGAGCTTGCGGAGGCGCACGCGTGGCTCGCGGAGGCGCGGATTTGGGTTGTATATAGATATATTTTAGAGGCGCGGAGATGTATATAGATATATTTTAAAATATAGATTtactcattttgctttgtatgtagtctatattgaaatctctaaaagggcttatatttagaaATGAAGGGAGTACAACACATGTAGATGATTGAGGCTTGAAACAGTTATGGTAGAGGTAATCAAAAAAGATCTATTTGTAAGATCATGGCGTGGTAAAAATATGAAAGGAATGCTTTTAAACTTATATGTGACTCGGTTAAACGCCGTTTATTTCAGCGTCGAGGCTCTCTTGATACTAGGTGAATTTCTCAACTAATACTCTTGTCCAACTATGTAGCAGTACGGATTGACTTGTGGCATTGTGTTGTTGGACATATGCCATAGATgtaatcatgtatgatgatattttcaaatgtATTGATGGATTAAGATAGttcttggacattatcaatgagtATCAACAAGTATGCGATCTGTTTGTGAGACTATACAAATGTATGATAATTGTTCTAACTGGTCCCTAGTCAAAATGGTTGTCTGGAATCACaaccgactagactagcatatgacatgATGGATGACTCGGTCTCACTGGCCATGTAAGATTGGATGCTAGCCGGATAATACGgacttgcactacaaaaaaaatacacttccgtgatgatacgtgtttgtcacagtaggtcacgttttctgtcatgcatgtacatctatgacaaatttatgacagaatcaagatagtcatacctgtgctgtcgtagaagtgtttcatgacattatcaaaattatcatcacggaagtgtccacttccatgacgataaatcacgcgtcacagaagtgctttcgtcaagggtgaccgacacgtggcatccaccgtaacagaacgccgttaagctaccgggtccggttttggatccgataacccgttaacagccccggccaatggggattttccacgtgtaaaatcatcattggctggaggaagcacgtgtcggctcaccgttgggatagatgtcatccactcattggacccaaagcgcctatgatacgtcgacacgtgacacggcccaacagaggcccattcatgtgacaaggccggcccgtttgacttggtcaaaaggtggcgggccggcccacggcaagcctgttaacggcatgttcacatatagcccatttacagcccgctaacccagggcccgtttacggcctatccgaattaggcccagtagcgtcatctgggccgtccaatataattccagcccgttttaacttccggcccatgtatggcccatgacgtctttcggcccatatgaggcccttagtaaccctccgccccttaacggcccgtggtaaaactggcccgtaatgaacagtgtatcactttatacctattaacggcccattattcacTTGGGCCGTTTCcggcccatgttatctttcggccttctcagggcccatttattcttgggctcatttccagcattcgtttacttacggcctgttactatcattttctgcttgtgggccaaattcagcccgtggttacagtccgcccgtttgtggcccgttaatacgttgggccgttttcatagcgtcatcaaatacggccgattaacgacggcccgttatggtcggcccatgaacggacgatttcaactctagcccatttacggccataatgtggtctgttattggcccatgtttggccaaccgatcatacggcccgtagaaggcccattgatgatacggcccatagaaggcccattgtgtctacggcctgtataaggcccattgtttctacgccccgtagaaggcccattgtttctacggcccttagaaggcccattatttctacggcctttaggaggcccatgttaactacagtaaatatgtagcccatggttaatgtggcctagttttaaaaaataggttattgcggccactagcaaaccgcggaaaaagaactgcactgactacaagaaaacaaataaacaagccaataagaaaataaataagcaagcaacttacgctaggctatcacggctattacgcatattacatccactgggcatcaaagttcgccaccagtgcaaatatagggaacaccctacactatacaaaaatggcttgctattTTCTTCGGTCGGTGgttgcacgttaagaacaaattttgtatcgcaccaaaataaattacaactataaaacaaaaggaaggttggcataaaagttaacagtctagcagataaatgcaccaccagaagttcagaagctcagttcatttgacctgactgttacgttttcatgctgtattgtccgatggagcaccataaccttcgtcttcagttctcctaggctcttgagcaacatagcaaatgtctgatagtctggtttcaaaaccatgcatatcttgacaacatcgaacaatgtctctcattgtttcacaaagggtctttgttagggaatggacttgtgtctggagcgcagatacaacattgttttgaacttgcatatcttgatcatgaggcagtttggatgagattgccttaacaaccaacccagtattacgcaggaacgtgcttttggcactgttagtggacaggtactgacccactgcagcaagagctgacattgcggttatagttgcctcgccaccttcagaaggtggcggttccaccattttttccatagctcgctgaaaagttgaggttttacactagtagtaccagaacagaagatattaaggaggtagcaaaaccaaacaaaatagctttggtctatatacagaacttattctggtgaacccatgtaaaatattagttgtattttattgcaaagtacataataaaaccaggttccaaacatatgaccatgtaccatcgctaatgtattgtatatttcttcacattgtattgagggctaaggataaagagacgaagtttataatacggtaagcatagtatgacatcattcatatcacaaaacaactgagaacagacaaacaggcaattgtaacattgtgtgggcaagtccagcacggaactagattacaggtcaagatcaaaggaacatcactcctctcttttaaaccttgtaaggtgcaatgatacgctaagacaattgtgtataaaattgaaaagagtaatagacattggctgcaaaccatgcagtttaaggcacaagtcagagtaagtagttgttaaaaggcatgaggattaaggtcttacaacagcggctttgactggtgtagtcatgcccttcttcttgctggtgtgacagtccttgaagatttccacagcatttggttcaggtgctttttggtccttgcgggctttcctctgcatttggaacaagtcaatatagatctgataatatggtacaacgaaaagagtgaaacagcagctaattacaagagcctcgcagtgtgcaatatagctacgagatcctgtcgtctgttggaatttcactttcgtacggttggccttgttctttgaacagttcacctacaagaagatagaattgtgtggcacatgcgtaaataggacttcaacatgtgatctgatcacatatatataatgtacctgatacttcggatcggaccagtgtttaacgaggcctctccagtcttcatcagatatattttccactggagatgtttgggcaagttcactgttagccttgccttcaaagtgagttttcctcaagttataccgatactgtcgcagagcagacttgaaaacatgggtgcaagattgtctggttgcatcatcttggctatccaacttgaacctcatctgttgaaaattatgggagtctcattatcagcaacctagaaagtattggacagagcaagacgatattactagtttccatacataaccatacttacagataaatggtcgaggaagttgttgaactgggtttcgtctttgtcattcctgtactgaatccatgttgggaggatacgtacatgacacctaacagcaaccgctgcctctgatactaacttggctgactctgtagcatcacgtggcctttttaaacctgcctcaaaacggatctccattcttcctcctttagatttagttaacctatcgagcattattcctgatgtttgtttcctcttgcgcctaggtgctagtccaacaacaaacataggaagtcttagtgtacatcaaactgtgagactacatataaagaagcatgcaagtgtaacttgactccagcaactaccttcttgctgttgaagctcacaaagttcatctgatcttgccaactcatcttgtgtcaagagtgcttcgaaagtagtgtcaggtggcaagggagcttgggaacgtgctgctagctgagttgaccaacgagtaaatcgtgcagctggtggtactgtggaaggagttgcaacaactagggttgtctctgcttgtttggtggtaGCTATTTGTtcctgtttggcttgttctgcagctcgtgtagcacgggataccctgtcggtacaattttccgctggactttgaccttctattgcaccatcagtaccagcagaatctgcaggattcttccgcttccctttccctgtcgttctgtcttgcttcctctttctctgtgccatgttaagtcaagccgacaagaaaaacgaataacaatttagttcttcagaacaaattgatgcatgatacagacaaactaaactttgatgttagacaaccacatgataggaggatgtaatatgtaagaaaaacaggacgacatgagataaccagaactatgatgtgtaaactaagcagaagacatttcactaaattagaagcaatgcaatggaaggtagacaccatatgaaagatgctacaaatatcgctctaccaagttaacagtgtctcatcataaatgccgtttaaacaaatgtgaagcagtacaagaaataaatcatatgcaagatgcaaacaacatcacactatcaagttaaaggtctctcatcattagtgccattgcatattcacagcattgcatattcacagcttatgatgtgtaaactaaggagaaggcattttaacaaattagaagcaatgaaagctagacaccatatgaaagatgcaacgaatatcactctaccaagttaaaactgtctcgtcataagtgccattcaacaaattagtagtacaagctagaaaagaatgcgagatgtaacctatatcacactccgaagtcaaatgtgtcttatgataagtgattgttgcaggttacacaacagtagtaatttgatgtaagaacatggtgtgatagacagatattgtatgttctagaaacaagaacacgtgtcttattcaagtataatgtgtaaagtaagtagatggaattcaacaaaattaaaagcaatacaagctagacatcacacataacatgcaaccacatataacagtgccaagttagagggagcaccggtgatggtgcactaggggagacgtgctcatcgtaaacacagctacgttgagtgtctatgcatgtgttgtcttggaaatcatcttggggggatggaggagtagaaactgtagaggccctccgtttggaaggagcacctttatccgctgccttgctaacttccttccgctttattgattttgaattgtcaagtaaaaccgacaagaaaaagcaataaaattctctctttagaactcattcatgcatgatactgacaatcactactttgatgtaaggcaaacacatgataccaggatggaatatgtacgaaaaacaggacgacatggcatgttcacaactgtttgtgtaaactaagaagaaaccattccaacaaataagaagcaatgcaagctagacaccacatgaaagatgcaaccaatatgactctgccaagttaaaagcatcccatcataaatggaattccaacaaattagaagcggcgcatgctataaatcatatgaaagatgcaactaatatcgcactgcatatactaaaggtgtctcgtcatattgattgatgcgggatacaaaaaaacaatagttttatgtaaggatatgcttaatagatagatgtactatgtactaaataaaggaaggcatgtcacattaacaggtataatgtataagctaagcagaatagcacatgcagtttaaccagattggaagaattacaatctagacaccatatgcaacatgcaaccacatatcacgctgccaagttagagcaagcacctgcgatgctagtgtaggggaaatgcggtaatcaactacagagctacgttcactatcttcatctagccttgctgtttcttgagaatcatgtcatattcttcaagatgctctctttgtgtttcaattcttgtctattgcgtgagcatcattgaaatcatcatgcctagctaaaaggcattaaagaaaagcgcttgttgggagacaacccaatatttacccttactgtttttgtgtgtttaaatgattaatctactgtattaatcatgttttatagcttttgtttcaataaagtgccaagtaagacctttgggaagacttgggagaaagtcaatgtgatcatgctgtaaaaaaacagaaactttgcgctcatgagattagctatcattttttacagaagagtgcttttgagttgattctttttgagtaagattaatagacaaattcctcacgtccaccaatttatttcataatttttggagtagcagaagtatggtttatgttcagatcattacagattgttctgtttctgacagattctgttttcattgcatagtttgcttgttttctaatttctatgacttatattcctcaatataaattgtagagatgatatggtacagtaggcattgtgtgagaacaattatgaaccttgcctttgacagtaccaaagtgattggtttgctctttatcatactaacctatctcacgaagtttggttaagttttgtgtgattgaagttttcaagttttgggtgagatatcgatatgaggagaataaggagtggaaagaccctaagcttggggattcccaaggcaccccaaggcaatattcaaggaagactcaagtacctaagcttggggatgccccggaaggcatcccctcttccgtcttctaaactatcggtataccttactcggagctatatttttattcgtcacatgatatgtgttttgcttggagcgtattttcgattttacttgttgtttgaataaaatcattggatctgaaatattgaatgaaaaagaatcctcccatggcttgttaattatttgactactcagtgttcttcacccatatcttttggagtagcttgtcatttgctcatgtgcttcatgcatatcctatgagtaaatggttgaataaattgaatgtcataaatctgaatttatatatgtttcgtatgcttataacatggggagtaatgacttcacactgttgggaatcgtagcataattttaaaattttcctacgttcaccaagatgcatctatggagtatactagcaacgaggggaagggagtgcatctacatacccttgtagatcgcgagcggaagcgttccaatgaacgtggatgacggagtcgtactcgccgtgatccaaatcaccgatgaccgagtgccgaacggacggcacctccgcgttcaacacacgtacggtgcagcgacgtctcctccttcttgatccagcaagggggaaggagaggttgatggagatccaacagcacgacggcgtggtggtggatgtagcgggtctcggcagggctttgctaagcttctgcgagagagagagaggtgttgcaggggaggagggaggcgcccaaggctgttgtgtgctgccctccctcccccctttatataggccccctgggggggggcgccggccccaagagatgggatctcaagggggggcggcggccacaaggggggaaggggttgccttgcccaacaaggcaagggggaactcccccctagggttcccaaccctaggcgcatggggggaggcccaaggggggcgccccagcccactgatggctggttcccttccactttcagcccacgggcccctccaggataggtggccccacccggtggacccccgggacccttccggtggtcccggtacaataccggtaacccccgaaacattcccggtggccgaaactggacttcctatatataattcttcacctccggaccattccggaacctctcgtgacgtccgggatctcatccgggactccgaacaactttcgggtttccgcatacatatatctctacaaccctagcgtcaccggaccttaagtgtgtagaccctacgggttcgggagacatgcagacatgaccgagacgcctctccggtcaataaccaacagcgagatctgaatacccatgttggctcccacatgttccacgatgatctcatcggatgaaccacggtgtcgaggattcaatcaatcccgtatacaattccctttgtcaatcggtatgttacttgcccgagattcgatcgtcggtatcccaataccttgttcaatctcgttaccggcaagtctctttactcgtaccacaatgcatgatcccgtgactaacgccttagtcacattgagctcattatgatgatgcattaccgagtgggcccagagatacctctccgtcacacggagtgacaaatcccagtctcgatccgtgcgaacccaacagacactttcggagatacccgtagtgcacctttatagtcacccagttacgttgtgacgtttggcacacccaaagcactcctacggtatccgggagttgcacgatctcatggtccaaggaaaagatacttgacattggaaaagctctagcaaacgaaactacacgatcttttatgctatgcttaggattgggtcttgtccatcacatcattctcctaatgatgtgatcccgttatcaatgacatccaatgtccatagtcaggaaaccatgactatctgttgatcaacgagctagtcaactagaggcttactagggacacgttgtggtctatgtattcacacatgtattacgatttccggacaataaaattatagcatgaataatagacaattatcatgaacaaagaaatataataataaccatttattattgcctctagggcatatttccaacagtctcccacttgcactagagtcaataatctagttacattgtgatgaatcgaacacccattgcgtcctggtgttgatcatgttttgccctagggagaggtttagtcaacggatctgctacattcaggtccgtatgtactttacaaatatctatgtctccattttgaacactttcacgaatggagttgaagcgacgcttgatatgcctggtcttcctgtgaaacctgggctccttcgcaagggcaatagctccagtgttgtcacagaagagagtcattgggcccgacgcattgggaatcacccctaggtcggtaatgaactccttcatccagactgcttcctgtgctgcctccgaggctgccatgtactccgcttcacatgtagatcccgccacgacgctttgcttgcaactgcaccagcttactgctcctccattcaaaatatacacgtatccggtttgtgacttcgagtcatccagatctgtgtcgaagctagcgtcgacgtaaccctttacgacgagctcttcgtcacctccataaacgagaaacatatccttagtcctcttcaggtacttcaggatattcttgaccgctgtccagtgttccttgccgggattactttggtaccttcctaccaaacttacggcaaggtttacatcaggtctggtacacagcatggcatacataatagaccctatggccgaggcataggggatgacactcatctcttctatatcttctgccgtggtcgggcattgagccgtgctcaactgcacaccttgcaatacaggcaagaaccccttcttggactgatccatattgaacttcttcaatatcttgtcaaggtatgtactctgtgaaagaccaatgaggcgtcttgatctatctctatagatcttgatgcctaatatataagcagcttctc
This genomic window contains:
- the LOC120963963 gene encoding uncharacterized protein; the encoded protein is MSMDPVMTSSSRRRRGGCGCKESCHGHCLPPHSAKCLCLYLLLALILLILVAAVLLVVFVTRLKKPTFYLQSVQMDRSFSLRPSSSSNRSGENATSSSSCSVASLLFAAQNPNGIGIRYSAADLGVAYANESVGAMDVPVFYQPPRSSNVTVLMHAVFEESNVSRLVVSELSAQRKLVEIRIAGSIDATTHIMNFPLPKFHFKLDCRIATNYTDIVLREGIESATIRKAIQVSALPHISQKCSIKLDMGSRGKRTRLADLGC